The Bacteroidota bacterium genome window below encodes:
- a CDS encoding NAD-dependent epimerase/dehydratase family protein: protein MRILIIGSKGFIGSHLIDHFSSIEGNDVYGCDVLEGNSQKYFQVNKFSPDYNDLFNAHTFDLCIYAGGNGSVPYSLENPDLDYQLNTQTVNTILSCLVRHQPECKFMHMSSAAVYGSPSKLPINEQADISPISPYGWHKYLSEIICRKFYSLYNTKTISLRVFAVYGERLTKQLFWDIYLKTQKSNDISLFGTGNESRDFINIRDLLKAIEIVIEKGEFNGETYNVSSGTETTIFEAANEFCRIYDENLKVTFSGQTKIGDPINWQADITRLSALGFRSGISLSEGLKNYVRWLKERE from the coding sequence ATGCGAATTCTGATAATAGGTTCAAAAGGATTTATCGGCTCACATTTGATCGATCACTTCTCTTCTATTGAGGGCAATGATGTTTATGGATGCGATGTTCTTGAAGGAAATTCACAAAAGTACTTTCAAGTCAATAAATTTTCTCCGGATTATAACGATCTTTTTAATGCTCATACTTTTGACTTATGTATCTATGCCGGAGGAAATGGAAGTGTCCCCTACTCTCTTGAAAACCCGGATCTCGATTATCAGTTGAACACACAAACAGTCAATACAATTTTATCCTGTTTGGTGAGACATCAGCCTGAATGCAAATTCATGCACATGTCCAGTGCAGCTGTGTATGGTAGTCCATCAAAATTACCAATAAATGAACAGGCAGATATCAGTCCAATTTCTCCTTATGGCTGGCATAAATATCTGAGTGAAATTATTTGCAGAAAATTTTATTCATTGTATAATACCAAGACGATCAGTTTACGGGTATTTGCTGTTTATGGTGAACGATTGACAAAGCAACTTTTCTGGGATATTTATCTTAAGACTCAAAAGTCGAATGACATTTCACTTTTTGGTACTGGAAATGAAAGTCGGGATTTTATAAATATCAGAGATCTGTTAAAGGCCATAGAAATTGTTATTGAGAAAGGAGAATTCAATGGCGAGACATACAATGTCTCATCAGGCACAGAAACTACAATTTTCGAAGCTGCGAACGAATTCTGCAGAATCTATGACGAAAATCTAAAAGTAACCTTTAGTGGACAAACGAAGATTGGTGATCCAATAAACTGGCAGGCTGATATTACACGATTGTCTGCCCTGGGATTCAGATCCGGAATTAGTTTAAGCGAAGGATTGAAAAATTATGTGAGATGGCTGAAAGAAAGAGAATAG
- a CDS encoding acyltransferase: MIRRLFNLLFPVKATMHTMDNGTVVKGVIFKTDKTAVIDISNNCLIEGILTTYTPNAKISLGENVFIGKNSIVGSANKIEIGNNVLISFDCMIQDSDTHSENYLLRRTDTRDWLNGRKNWENVPSNPIKIGNDVWIGAHSIILKGITIGDGAIIGAGSVVTKDVESFTVVAGNPAKFIKAIAH, translated from the coding sequence ATGATCAGAAGATTGTTTAATCTTTTATTTCCTGTTAAGGCGACAATGCATACTATGGATAATGGTACTGTTGTCAAGGGAGTTATTTTTAAAACTGATAAAACAGCGGTGATTGACATCAGTAATAATTGCCTGATTGAAGGAATTCTGACTACCTATACACCCAATGCAAAAATCAGTTTAGGTGAAAACGTTTTTATCGGTAAAAATTCAATCGTCGGTTCTGCAAATAAGATTGAAATTGGAAATAATGTATTAATTTCATTCGACTGTATGATTCAGGATAGTGACACTCATTCCGAAAATTATTTGCTTAGAAGAACTGATACGCGAGACTGGCTGAATGGAAGAAAAAACTGGGAAAATGTTCCAAGCAATCCAATTAAAATCGGAAATGATGTTTGGATCGGAGCCCATTCAATTATCCTGAAGGGTATTACTATTGGAGACGGTGCTATTATAGGTGCCGGTTCTGTTGTGACCAAGGATGTTGAATCATTCACAGTTGTTGCCGGCAATCCGGCAAAATTTATTAAAGCAATTGCACATTAA
- a CDS encoding ABC transporter ATP-binding protein, whose product MKPILEVQNISKKFRIYHEHLPYESMRSKLMNPLSFFSKKESEEFWALKNVSFSVNAGESIGIIGKNGAGKSTLLKVLSKITPPTEGKIISRGRIASLLEVGTGFHPELTGRENVFLNGSILGMKKKEIQQQFDEIIDFAGIEKFLDTQLKHYSSGMQLRLAFAVAAFLNPEIMIIDEVLAVGDADFQKKCIGKMEGVTRSGRTILFVSHQMGLVNQLCSRALLMSKGEILVSDSTDIVTSKYLSFDYQESENVFTHDPKLTANKEMYIEHVSTVDGEHKPSSVFGFNQEIRISFVLVSNNKVSDEILSVALQDKYGNRIFTIHKPLDQLARHENRISGSMLIPKEFIAPNIYSFHFAIVRSDGKVFDIHEGQCRFRVADTGTPFSQYEGKDYGNIIISCKWESI is encoded by the coding sequence ATGAAGCCGATACTCGAAGTTCAAAATATCTCCAAAAAGTTCAGGATCTACCATGAACATTTGCCCTATGAATCGATGCGGAGCAAACTGATGAATCCTTTGAGTTTTTTTTCAAAAAAAGAATCAGAAGAATTCTGGGCTCTTAAAAATGTTTCCTTTTCTGTGAATGCCGGAGAGAGTATTGGAATCATAGGAAAAAATGGAGCCGGCAAATCTACCTTACTGAAAGTTCTTTCCAAAATTACACCACCGACTGAAGGAAAAATTATTTCCAGAGGCAGAATTGCATCATTGCTGGAAGTTGGAACAGGATTTCATCCGGAACTGACCGGTCGTGAAAATGTTTTTCTCAATGGTTCGATTTTGGGGATGAAGAAAAAAGAAATTCAGCAACAATTCGATGAGATTATCGATTTTGCAGGAATAGAGAAATTTCTTGACACGCAATTAAAACATTATTCCAGTGGAATGCAATTACGGCTTGCTTTTGCAGTGGCTGCTTTTCTAAATCCAGAGATCATGATCATTGATGAAGTTTTAGCAGTTGGTGATGCTGATTTCCAAAAAAAATGTATTGGAAAAATGGAAGGTGTAACAAGAAGTGGTCGTACGATTTTGTTTGTCAGCCATCAGATGGGCCTGGTAAATCAATTGTGTTCAAGAGCACTTCTGATGAGTAAAGGCGAAATTCTTGTGAGCGACAGTACAGATATTGTTACCTCAAAATATCTTTCATTCGATTATCAGGAAAGCGAGAATGTTTTTACACATGATCCTAAACTGACAGCTAACAAAGAAATGTACATTGAACATGTATCAACCGTTGACGGTGAACACAAACCATCATCAGTATTTGGATTTAATCAGGAAATTCGAATAAGTTTTGTTCTTGTATCAAACAATAAAGTTTCAGACGAGATCCTTTCTGTTGCTTTGCAGGATAAATATGGAAACAGAATCTTTACTATACACAAACCTCTCGATCAGTTAGCTCGACATGAAAACAGGATAAGTGGGTCAATGCTGATTCCAAAGGAATTTATTGCACCAAACATATATTCATTTCATTTTGCAATTGTGAGAAGCGATGGAAAAGTTTTTGACATCCATGAAGGCCAATGCCGTTTCAGGGTTGCTGATACAGGAACACCATTCTCACAATATGAAGGTAAGGATTATGGAAATATTATTATTTCATGCAAATGGGAGTCAATATAA
- a CDS encoding ABC transporter permease, with protein sequence MEYEIKPAKGLQFNIKELWDFRELIYFFTLRDVKIKYKQTVLGALWAILQPFLLMVIFTVFFASHLDIKSYNLPYPVFVFSGLILWNVFATGISTAGNSMVINSNIIKKIYFPRLIIPISGVLGTLVDFCMTLIMFIIVLFYYLPSFSLLFILILLPLALFITLLTTFGFGCLLAALNVKYRDFRYIIPFMIQILLFLTPVIYPATIVKNDFLRSVLNLNPISGAIEILRGAINGIPPSFELVGQCLLISLIIFSIGLSYFRKTEYYFADLA encoded by the coding sequence ATGGAATATGAAATCAAACCTGCTAAAGGTTTGCAGTTCAACATTAAAGAGTTGTGGGATTTTCGCGAGCTGATCTATTTTTTCACCTTACGGGATGTTAAGATCAAGTACAAGCAAACTGTTCTGGGAGCGCTTTGGGCTATTCTTCAGCCCTTTCTTTTAATGGTGATCTTCACAGTATTCTTCGCTTCTCATCTTGATATCAAATCCTATAATTTACCCTACCCTGTTTTTGTTTTTTCCGGATTGATCTTGTGGAATGTTTTCGCAACAGGAATTTCCACAGCAGGAAATAGTATGGTCATCAATTCAAATATTATTAAAAAGATTTATTTTCCAAGGTTGATAATTCCCATATCAGGTGTATTAGGAACATTGGTTGATTTCTGCATGACTTTGATAATGTTTATTATTGTTTTGTTCTATTACCTTCCTTCCTTTTCACTGCTTTTTATTTTAATATTACTTCCATTAGCTTTATTCATCACATTGCTTACAACTTTTGGCTTTGGTTGTCTGCTCGCTGCCTTGAATGTTAAGTACAGAGATTTCAGATACATCATTCCTTTCATGATTCAAATTCTTTTGTTTCTGACTCCGGTGATCTATCCGGCGACTATTGTTAAAAACGATTTTCTCCGATCGGTATTGAATCTGAATCCGATTTCAGGTGCTATAGAAATACTGCGGGGAGCTATCAATGGCATTCCACCTTCATTTGAACTTGTAGGACAATGTCTTTTGATCTCGCTGATTATATTTTCAATTGGCTTATCCTATTTCCGTAAAACAGAATATTATTTTGCTGATCTAGCATAA
- a CDS encoding T9SS type A sorting domain-containing protein, which translates to MHYCLRAEWSKDDVISNNEKCYTRTDELSILNPYPNPVSEEANIRIILPYKSKLMISVYDQAGRLMSEVFNDLAPDGFSDYKFDVSNLPEGLYTIRVIFKDKVFYRQLVVSHSK; encoded by the coding sequence TTGCATTACTGCCTCAGAGCCGAATGGTCAAAAGATGATGTCATTTCAAATAATGAGAAATGCTACACAAGGACTGATGAATTATCAATTTTAAATCCTTATCCAAATCCTGTCTCGGAGGAAGCTAATATCCGGATAATTTTGCCTTATAAATCAAAGCTAATGATCTCTGTTTACGATCAGGCGGGTCGCCTGATGTCAGAAGTATTTAATGATCTGGCACCGGATGGATTTTCAGACTATAAGTTCGACGTAAGCAATCTTCCGGAAGGCCTTTATACAATCCGAGTCATCTTCAAGGATAAAGTATTTTACCGTCAATTAGTAGTGTCACATTCCAAATAA